Within Nematostella vectensis chromosome 1, jaNemVect1.1, whole genome shotgun sequence, the genomic segment TGAGAAGTGCCTGAAAACGTCGCGGTGGGCTATTTTCCCACGATGCTCCTCGaactaaaatgaaaaaaaaaatttcctgGTAACCCTGTGAACACTGTTCTAAGCTTCAGCACTAAAAGAGGATCTGTCTACAAGAAAAGTTGATGCTTCCGTTTAGCGGATCCTTTGGACAGAGCCTTCTTCGAGATAGGATCTTATCAGGGTGAGAAAATCAAGGAAACACCCATATGTGGAGTTCCTACTAGTTTAACTCCTCAGACAAATCCGCCGTTTTTTTTAACCAAGGCCCTGACCGCTCTTTAGATTAGCACGACGCTGGCTCTTTGTCACCCTCTAAAATAGCGCTATCACCATTCTGGATCTATTAGCACCGGTAACAGGTAACCTCCTCCGCAGTACATCCTGTGCGATAATCGTAGAAAGCTAGAAATAGCATCTTATTACAGACTCATCGcttaatttaaaagaaaacggCGGAAATGAAGTCATGGTTGACTCGTAAAAAGGTGTTTGACGAGAAGGTGTTGGGAATGAAGGGAGTTGTGCTTTCAAGGgctttttatttgatttcaaaatcaaatgtttaaaTGTTTAATTAGCAGTAAAACCTATAAACGAAATTTACTGTGAAAGCAAACTATTTCTTGAGGTGTTATGTGGAAAGCaagaggaggagggggggggggggggggggggcggttGCGGATCCCAGGCTCTCGGCTCTCCGATATACCATGTTCTGTCAGTCATCAACTCAAGCGCGAGCGACCATCACATACGTACAGCCCAAATTCTTTTTAGCTACATTAATCCCGTCTCCCATGAAAAAAAGATAGCTGAAGATATCGTATATTATATAGAGACAAACGGAGAAGCAAGCAATATAGTCTTTgtcactctttttttataagaacagttttataagaacgtccagacTGAGATTtcgccaaattttaagaactagctaagaacatgccgaggctcagattgCAGCAATTGTTTTTTAGGCTAATgggttctaaaatgcagacgTTCTTAAAAAGTGTACCATGAATTAAAAAATGCCAAAACATTATAGCTCAGATACTCACGATATGTGTGGTAATCGgcaacgatagaactgttatCCGTCTTTATCAAACACAGATTAACAGCTAAGAAACATTTGAGGTTGcgcacaaaaataaaacacgccttttttataagaaacttttttataagagcgtccagcctgagatttcaccaaatttcaagaacatgctaagaacatatCGAGGCTGAGATAGCAAGAAACATTGCTTCGTTAGTCATGCAGAATCGTATTGTgttcataataacaacctAATATATTTATTGCTCTTcgtaataattcattgggtattatattcttatatacactaaaatttaagtaCATCGTTAAGTCcaacattttcagccttaaagtgctccaaaaataagaacggcccagcctcaactgaaaattagacgttcttagaAAACAAAGAGTGTACCGGTTGTAAAATATTCGTTTTGTTATTTGTCAGCTTCTTCAAATTTTTGCATGTATATGTGAAAATTAATTACACCTCATGGTTTGGTTTCATAGGTGGATGTGAAAATGAGACCGTTAGATTCATCGCCATAGAACAAGTCTTAGAAAACAGACGATAATCACAATTAAATACGTGGTCACTGTTATCAAGGTTCATGGTTCGCTATAACCAGGTTATCATGTAATGATTCATATTTAACCGCCAATTTAAGCGTCGCCGTTCAGTCCGACTTATCTAGGTCAGGAGGCGATCTCGCGCCGAAAAGGTTAACTCTTCAATGAGATCTTTCCACCGCAAATCAGCCCATAATAAGGACAATAGGCCAGTGCTTGATGCACAAGGCTAGGGCGAACCACCAACAGAGCACTCGGTAAAAAGATCCGACTGGCGTGGCATTGTAGCATACCGCCAGTGATCTTGTTATATAGCCCCGTGAAATTTACCGATAGATCAATTCGATCATTCGCAGACGCAATTTCCAAACTTTCCTTAGCTAAATACTTTTTTCGCAAAATATACGCGATTTTTTCCATTGCTTTTCTAAAACTTGATGGCCGGATGTGAAAACACATTCACATTATCACACAGCGGTACATGTTCTATTCTCCGTTAGGAATCATATTACAATAGCATTTATCTGCAGTATCAAGACCCCAAGTTCTGGGGTGTAGAGCAATTGCGTGTGCCGCGAGTCAcgttaaataaaaaatgcgcGTAGCGTCGTAGTGTTATCGCAGCTTGTGCTTATCAGAAAAGTCAGCGCTCAGACAGCATGTCTCCTCTAACGCGCGAAAACCACCCGACAACATGGAACTGATACGACATGTGAAAGCCGTCAAGCGAACGCGGATATGCCCTGCTCTGCTTTAGTTCCCTTGTTTATCTGCTGTGCACATGGTGTAAATGGGCCATTAGCATGTGACAACAGCCAAGCGTTCATCAGAGAGCGCAGAGCTATCACGAATGACGGGAACTTTTCGCGCCCTGAATTGACAGCCATTGTGTGATGCTTGTACTCGTGAGTGGTCGGGCTCCGGTTGCCCGTTGAGTATGCCGTAATTCAAGATGGACGGAGACCCAGTGTAAACATTACGACAGTTCCTTGAGTTGTTTATTCAAGGTTATTACATTCTTGTATCGGCTTGCCCCCCGAGATTAAGAACTGCCACAAATAGACAGCAAGTCGCCTCAACGCCACAAAAACCCGAGCCATTCGCAAGAGCTGCCGTGATTGCATGGGAAGACTGAAGACGTTCCCTTGTTTACTGTAAGCAGCTTTTGGTTTAGCCTTAAGCAAGCTCGGACTTCCGTTAACAATGGCAGAGGGACGAGAAGTTCCAATCTGATAAGACAACTATGAAGGGCAAGTTAATTACTCGGGAGAGGGAAACCTTAACCAGAGCAGTCTCGACTGCCAAGATCTAAGAGATTATTACGACATTCTTCTAGCCCAAACTTCGCGTCGACACATTCAAACGGAGAACGCGTACAGCACGACAGTCTTGGAAGACCTCCTGAAAGCAAAGTGGTCAAAAGGCTTCCTTAGCCCTCTCGACATacgaaacaaaacaaacaggtTACGACAGTAAGGTACATAGAGAGCGGAGAGCACTCGTTGCTAAATGGAGGGCAGCGAGGATGGTGGAATTGTTAGCTCGTCCTTGAATGGGACGAGTCTAGCGTACACAGTGTCGGCGAATGAGGAGGGGATGCCGGACTATGCCACGGCAGAGATTACTCTACCGCTGTACACGATCTTCATGCTCGTACTCTATACCGTCATATTCATCATCGGCTTTTTCGGCAACTGCATCGTGATCTACGGAGTAATGCAGCAAGGAGCTAACAAGACAACCAGCAGTTTCTTCATAGCGAATCTAGCATTAAGTGATCTTGCCGTACTGGTGCTAAGTTTGCCTGTTGGGTTATTACAGGAATTAGCTTCCTGGCCGTTTGGTGAAAtggcctgtaaaatattcttTCCGCTGGGGGACGTTTTTCTCATGGTTTCTATTATGACTCTGACAATCATAAGTCTTGATCGACTTCGCGCTGTTGTTACAccaaaaaaacgctttacaaAAGGCCAGGCCAAAGTGGCGATTATAGTCATTTGGCTTCTATCCTATCTCATCTGTGGCCTTCCAATGTCTTTCTTACTAAAGCTTATTACGTTAGAAACAGGCGTGAAGATTTGCTACCCGTACTGGCCTAACACACTGCATCGGAGAGTGCACATGATGGCAATAAGTCTACTCGTGACTATTCCGCTGTTCATTATCGCGTACTCGTACAGCATGATTGTTTCCACGCTCTGGAAGGTACGCATCATACATAAGAACGTTATAGGGCTGAACAAGGAATCGTTCGCTCGCCTCAAGCAGAAGCGAAAACTGGTTAAGATGTTGatcgtcattatcatcgcGTTCACTGTCTGCTCGATGCCGTATCTGATCTACGGGCTGTACCTAGAGTTCGCGCAGAAAGAGAGAGATAAACAAGTAGAGATCAGTCTAGTTGTTCTCATTTCTCTATTGTACACCAACAGTGCCGTCAACCCTTTGATTCTGTGCGCAATGAGCAAGGACTATCGAAAGGGTTTGAGGCCGTGTAAATGCTAGCCACAGTTTAATGTTTACCCGTGGTTGTGTTACTCTCGTCTTTCAGCCACGCGTCTCATGTTACGCCCAGGCTATATCACAAAAGACAGCCTTGTGCGGCATATACCGCTTACTTCAAACGCACAGATAATTCAAATTAAATCGAAACTATTAGTTAGGTTAATATTTTTCGAACAGAGTTTGTACATAatatatttgatatttgaaGAGGAGTCAGCGCTATTTGCTAAAAGCTGGGATAATTGTTTGAATTGTATATAAAATATGGGACACAGATTGCTCACATGGGAGCCTTCATTTTCTCTGTACTAAAACTGTAAATAAATTGCAGCTGTTTAGGTAGTTACTCGGAGATTCGCTTGATCTCGTGATGAAAgaataaatgaaaatggaaCTGATTTGTTACTGTTCTTTGCTGTACAGcgaaaaatgaataaattgtGTATTTTTCGAGAGAGATTTTGAAGTGAATAAAACATAAGAAAACCAAATTTCGTgtcgtcatttttttgtctgaATGCGCGTGAATCTAAATTGCATTTTGTTAATGGTAATCACATGGGAGACGGTGTGATGATGCCAACGCTCgttttttaatttgttgaGTACTGCTTTATTCCTGGTGAGGTCTTTTGCGTGCCTTTCTCAGATTCTAAGTAAGAAAACGTAACATTTTAACACTTGGTAAAGAGATAATGGTGTTATGAATAGAGATATTACTCGCTAGGAAAGAAAATCTCGCTATCTCGGGCGTATC encodes:
- the LOC5514466 gene encoding neuromedin-K receptor, coding for MEGSEDGGIVSSSLNGTSLAYTVSANEEGMPDYATAEITLPLYTIFMLVLYTVIFIIGFFGNCIVIYGVMQQGANKTTSSFFIANLALSDLAVLVLSLPVGLLQELASWPFGEMACKIFFPLGDVFLMVSIMTLTIISLDRLRAVVTPKKRFTKGQAKVAIIVIWLLSYLICGLPMSFLLKLITLETGVKICYPYWPNTLHRRVHMMAISLLVTIPLFIIAYSYSMIVSTLWKVRIIHKNVIGLNKESFARLKQKRKLVKMLIVIIIAFTVCSMPYLIYGLYLEFAQKERDKQVEISLVVLISLLYTNSAVNPLILCAMSKDYRKGLRPCKC